A portion of the Pseudomonas protegens CHA0 genome contains these proteins:
- a CDS encoding LPS-assembly protein LptD, which produces MALKSPAFRKKFPLLVTGSLLALQPLATSFVVAAEQYDCSVSASGGWACAPKTSAAQLPPRPVHDANSVSSSVATAADATGEEASGDKSKLVTEAKGRGLKSRSADYSHLDWVPREKLTAAQLAETGPYCSGSYIEPIRPGMNDKTNKSDAPTFIGAKASRYQQEEQVATLAGDVVMRQGSMQVEADEASLYQAENRGELSGNVRVRDNGALLVGDHADIQLDTGEAKVDNAEYVLHKSRVRGNALYAKRAENAIIRLKDGTYTTCEPNSNAWQLKGNNITLNPATGFGTATNVTLRVKDIPVLYTPYIYFPIDDRRQSGFLPPSFSTGSDTGFMLVTPYYFNLAPNYDATLYPRYMAKRGLLMEGEFRYLTKSSEGQFGAAYLNDDDTDRKKQTDYEKTRYMLNWQHKGGLDSRLMTEVDYTKISDPYYFQDLQTDQIGVKSTDYVNQQGAVTYRGDSYTARLNVQAYELASVSNITPYNKLPQITFNGALPYHPQGLDFTYETELVRFDRDLLTGNYTDKDGGPIDPVTGAVGTRRLDTNVAGLARANGDRLNLKPGVSLPLNWSYGYLTPSLKYMYTQYNLDLDGTGKEGIVAARNYATATGTRYVGGDYSRNQNRGVPIASLDGGLYFDRNTQWFGKNYRQTLEPRAFYLYVPEEDQKDIPVFDTGEPTFNYASLFRDNRFSGSDRVGDENKLSLGVTSRWIEDNGFQRQRISVGQALYFKDRTVQLPGIDYRTRADATSNVSPYALEYEYRYNRDWRATADYNWDPDSHSPRSGSAMFHYQPEDNPNKVVNAGYRYRNDQIRYDQNSGTWKMGGDYGTPGQPGYVKDYYKIQQHDFSVIWPIVPQWNAISRWQYDYNRNRTLEAFGGFEYDNCCWKLRLISRYWVKYDEFSQNAPENEKGDRGIFLQIVLKGLGGVMGTKVESFLDKGIQGYREREDQAF; this is translated from the coding sequence ATGGCATTGAAATCCCCCGCGTTTCGTAAAAAATTTCCGTTGCTGGTTACCGGCAGTTTGCTGGCCCTGCAACCTCTAGCCACTTCCTTCGTGGTCGCCGCGGAACAGTATGACTGCTCAGTCTCTGCTTCGGGTGGCTGGGCCTGTGCGCCGAAAACCAGCGCCGCCCAACTGCCGCCGCGCCCGGTCCACGACGCCAACTCGGTCAGCTCCAGCGTTGCCACGGCAGCCGATGCTACGGGCGAAGAAGCCAGCGGCGACAAGTCGAAGCTGGTGACCGAGGCCAAGGGCCGTGGCCTGAAGTCCCGCAGTGCGGACTACAGCCACCTCGACTGGGTACCGCGTGAGAAGCTCACCGCCGCTCAATTGGCCGAGACCGGTCCTTACTGCTCTGGTTCCTATATCGAACCGATTCGTCCTGGCATGAATGACAAGACGAATAAAAGTGACGCTCCGACCTTTATCGGCGCCAAGGCTTCCCGCTATCAGCAGGAAGAACAGGTGGCGACCCTGGCCGGTGACGTGGTCATGCGCCAGGGCAGCATGCAGGTCGAGGCCGACGAGGCCAGCCTGTATCAGGCCGAGAACCGCGGCGAACTAAGCGGCAACGTGCGCGTACGCGACAATGGCGCGCTGCTGGTGGGCGACCACGCCGACATCCAGCTGGATACCGGTGAAGCCAAGGTCGACAACGCCGAGTACGTACTGCACAAATCCCGCGTCCGCGGTAATGCGCTGTACGCCAAGCGTGCGGAAAACGCCATCATCCGCCTCAAGGATGGTACGTACACCACGTGCGAGCCGAACAGCAACGCCTGGCAGCTCAAGGGCAACAACATCACCTTGAACCCGGCCACCGGCTTCGGTACCGCGACCAACGTGACCCTTCGGGTCAAAGATATTCCGGTGCTCTACACCCCGTATATCTACTTCCCGATCGACGATCGTCGCCAGTCCGGCTTCCTGCCGCCTAGCTTCAGTACCGGCAGCGATACCGGCTTCATGCTGGTGACCCCGTACTACTTCAACCTGGCGCCCAACTACGACGCCACGTTGTACCCACGCTACATGGCCAAGCGCGGCCTGTTGATGGAAGGCGAGTTCCGCTACCTGACCAAGAGCAGCGAAGGTCAGTTCGGCGCGGCCTACCTCAACGACGACGACACCGATCGCAAGAAGCAGACCGACTACGAAAAAACCCGCTACATGCTCAACTGGCAGCACAAGGGCGGGCTTGATTCGCGTCTGATGACCGAAGTCGACTACACCAAGATCAGCGATCCGTACTACTTCCAGGATCTGCAGACCGACCAGATCGGCGTGAAGTCCACCGATTACGTCAACCAGCAAGGTGCCGTGACCTACCGTGGCGACAGCTACACCGCACGCCTGAACGTACAGGCGTACGAGCTGGCCAGCGTGTCCAACATCACTCCGTACAACAAGCTGCCGCAAATCACCTTCAACGGCGCGCTGCCGTACCATCCGCAAGGCCTGGATTTCACTTATGAAACCGAGTTGGTGCGCTTCGATCGGGATCTGCTGACAGGCAATTATACGGACAAGGACGGTGGGCCGATCGATCCGGTTACCGGTGCAGTGGGCACGCGACGCCTGGATACCAACGTCGCTGGGCTAGCCCGCGCGAATGGCGATCGTCTGAACCTCAAGCCGGGCGTCAGCCTGCCGCTGAACTGGAGCTACGGCTACCTGACGCCGTCCTTGAAGTACATGTACACCCAATACAACCTTGATCTTGATGGTACTGGCAAAGAAGGCATCGTCGCGGCACGCAACTACGCGACCGCTACAGGCACCCGCTATGTCGGCGGCGACTACAGCCGAAACCAAAACCGCGGCGTCCCGATCGCCAGCCTCGACGGTGGCCTGTACTTCGACCGCAACACCCAATGGTTTGGCAAGAACTATCGTCAAACCCTGGAACCACGCGCGTTCTACCTCTACGTTCCTGAAGAGGATCAGAAAGACATCCCGGTATTCGATACTGGCGAGCCCACGTTCAACTACGCCTCCTTGTTCCGCGACAACCGCTTTTCCGGCTCTGACCGTGTCGGCGACGAGAACAAGCTGTCCTTGGGTGTGACCAGCCGCTGGATCGAAGACAACGGTTTCCAACGCCAGCGCATCAGCGTCGGCCAGGCTCTGTACTTCAAGGACCGTACCGTCCAGCTCCCGGGCATCGATTACCGTACCCGCGCGGACGCCACCTCGAACGTCTCGCCTTACGCACTTGAGTACGAATACCGCTACAACCGCGACTGGCGTGCAACTGCCGACTACAACTGGGACCCGGACAGCCACAGCCCGCGTTCCGGTAGTGCGATGTTCCACTATCAGCCTGAAGACAACCCGAACAAGGTGGTCAACGCCGGCTATCGCTATCGCAACGACCAGATTCGCTACGACCAGAACAGCGGTACCTGGAAAATGGGTGGCGACTACGGCACTCCAGGCCAGCCTGGCTACGTGAAGGACTACTACAAGATCCAGCAGCATGACTTCTCGGTGATCTGGCCGATCGTGCCGCAATGGAACGCCATCAGCCGTTGGCAGTACGACTACAACCGTAACCGCACGCTCGAGGCCTTCGGTGGTTTCGAATACGACAACTGCTGCTGGAAACTGCGCCTGATCAGCCGTTACTGGGTCAAGTATGACGAGTTCAGTCAGAACGCTCCGGAGAACGAAAAAGGCGACCGCGGCATCTTCCTCCAAATTGTTCTGAAGGGTCTCGGTGGCGTCATGGGCACCAAAGTAGAGAGCTTCCTCGACAAAGGCATCCAAGGTTATCGTGAACGTGAAGACCAAGCTTTCTGA
- a CDS encoding aminoglycoside phosphotransferase family protein — translation MPDQDVRLQHLKVWLDEQLAIVYAAQGWGEVPPATLTAASSDASFRRYFRWQGAGRSFVVMDAPPPQENCKPFVDIARLLATCGINVPKIYAEDLPRGFLLLNDLGNQTYLDVINEHNADALFEDAFQALLAFQQLPMDAPLPSYDVALLRRELELFPEWYIGRELGISLSPQQREQWQRASDLLIDSALAQPKVLVHRDYMPRNLMHSEPNPGVLDFQDAVYGPVTYDVTCLFKDAFLSWPESRVQGWLSQYWHQARARGIPVQDDFDEFLRASDLMGVQRHLKVIGIFSRICHRDGKPRYLADVPRFFAYIEAVTSRRPELAELSQLLLSLRQPAGAHA, via the coding sequence ATGCCTGACCAAGATGTACGCTTGCAACACCTGAAAGTTTGGCTCGATGAGCAGTTGGCGATTGTTTATGCAGCGCAGGGCTGGGGTGAAGTGCCCCCGGCAACATTGACCGCAGCCAGCAGCGACGCGAGTTTCCGTCGTTATTTCCGTTGGCAGGGCGCGGGTCGCAGCTTCGTGGTGATGGACGCTCCGCCCCCCCAGGAAAACTGCAAACCCTTCGTGGATATCGCCCGTTTACTGGCGACTTGCGGCATCAACGTGCCGAAAATTTATGCAGAAGATTTGCCTCGCGGCTTCCTGTTGCTCAATGACCTGGGCAATCAGACCTACCTGGACGTGATCAACGAACATAATGCCGACGCACTGTTCGAGGATGCATTCCAGGCTTTGCTGGCCTTCCAGCAGTTGCCGATGGACGCGCCCCTGCCCAGTTACGACGTGGCCCTGCTGCGCCGTGAGCTGGAGCTGTTCCCCGAGTGGTACATCGGCCGTGAGCTGGGCATCAGCCTGAGTCCGCAGCAGCGCGAGCAATGGCAGCGTGCCAGCGACCTGCTGATCGACAGCGCCCTGGCGCAACCCAAGGTGCTGGTGCACCGCGACTATATGCCACGCAACCTGATGCACAGCGAACCGAACCCCGGCGTGCTGGACTTCCAGGATGCGGTCTACGGCCCGGTGACCTATGACGTGACCTGTCTGTTCAAGGATGCCTTCCTCAGCTGGCCGGAGTCCCGGGTACAGGGCTGGCTGAGCCAGTACTGGCACCAGGCGCGGGCGCGGGGTATCCCGGTGCAGGACGACTTTGACGAGTTTCTGCGGGCCAGCGACCTGATGGGCGTGCAGCGTCACCTCAAGGTGATCGGTATCTTCTCGCGGATTTGCCACCGCGATGGCAAACCACGCTACCTGGCCGACGTGCCGCGCTTCTTTGCTTATATAGAGGCGGTGACGTCCCGACGCCCCGAGCTTGCAGAGCTGTCGCAACTGCTGCTCAGCCTGCGCCAGCCGGCGGGAGCCCATGCATGA
- a CDS encoding alpha/beta hydrolase family protein, which translates to MPLVHRSALPALCLSLILPWTFSVQAADPAPETKTPEEQPAQRQPLPERSQEDAAALERQLPALEQQQLQAGGDTFLALWKPANTSDPKGVVIILPGAGETADWPQAIAPLRNKLPDTEWASLSLTLPDMLSEAAQPRVVEAAPAPTDKANTAKDASTEAKPIEQVAGGEADVADRVVAESTEEQIKADAERIFTRVDAALAFAEQQNARSIVLLGHGTGAYWAARYLSEKQPAQVQKLVMVAAQSPANGKPQLVEITPTLKLATADFFYVDKPLAQKAALERLQASKRLKHSNFSQIPLKALPGNNTAQQEQLFRRVRGWLNPQNTDS; encoded by the coding sequence ATGCCCCTTGTCCACCGCTCGGCACTGCCCGCATTGTGCCTGTCGCTGATCCTGCCCTGGACCTTTTCTGTGCAAGCTGCCGACCCGGCTCCAGAAACCAAGACTCCCGAGGAACAACCGGCGCAACGCCAACCTCTGCCTGAGCGTAGCCAGGAAGACGCCGCCGCCCTGGAGCGCCAGTTGCCCGCCCTGGAACAGCAGCAGTTGCAAGCCGGCGGCGATACCTTCCTGGCCCTGTGGAAGCCGGCCAACACCAGCGACCCCAAGGGCGTGGTGATTATCCTCCCGGGAGCGGGTGAAACCGCTGACTGGCCGCAAGCCATTGCACCTTTGCGCAACAAATTGCCGGACACCGAGTGGGCCAGCCTGAGCCTGACCCTGCCCGACATGCTCAGCGAGGCCGCGCAACCACGGGTGGTCGAAGCCGCACCGGCCCCTACGGACAAGGCCAACACCGCCAAGGATGCCAGCACCGAGGCCAAGCCGATCGAGCAGGTCGCTGGCGGCGAAGCCGACGTGGCCGACCGGGTAGTAGCAGAAAGCACGGAAGAGCAGATCAAGGCGGATGCCGAGCGCATCTTCACCCGCGTCGATGCTGCCCTGGCCTTTGCCGAACAGCAGAACGCCCGCAGTATCGTGCTCCTGGGTCATGGTACGGGTGCCTACTGGGCCGCACGCTACCTCAGCGAGAAACAGCCGGCCCAGGTACAGAAGCTGGTGATGGTAGCAGCCCAGTCCCCGGCCAATGGCAAACCGCAACTGGTGGAGATCACGCCTACGTTGAAGCTGGCCACTGCCGACTTCTTCTATGTCGACAAGCCTCTGGCGCAAAAAGCCGCCCTGGAGCGACTGCAAGCGAGCAAGCGCCTGAAGCACTCGAACTTCAGCCAGATTCCCCTCAAGGCCCTGCCCGGCAACAACACCGCCCAGCAAGAGCAGCTGTTTCGCCGGGTACGCGGTTGGTTGAACCCTCAGAACACCGATAGCTGA
- a CDS encoding PAS domain S-box protein, translating into MMRFRCLLLIGCLCLPLIGHAAPAPQVPTAPLSLEQRQWLAQHPELRVGLVLQAPFAQYDRRLQRLSGANVELMQALAKALNIELSWRNFPDQAQLERALRDGEVDMAPGLTQTPAGLRLWLFSDPYMRVPQLVVGERKGAGAVELEKLDSQARVAVRMPSAVADYLRLTYPNLNLQGVPLERQALQLLLSQQARYAVVDEAQLSRLSGEAEFAGLAVVGDIGLPQLLRVATRRDWPELASIVEAALHAIPAKELEQLHGRWLQPKYPRLGESPGVWQNLSLLLVILLLASLAIVFWQRRQQRSLEQRLLAAREDIALRAASEEALRLTQFSIDQSTVGILWVNWDSHVRYANRAAEEMLGYPAGGVIDRPLIDFEPNLHMDRWLNLWKRARGSEEGVQSFETQCVRADGSILPADVSLSFLRFRDSEYLVVYLNDVTERRRALAALRESEARLQGIAANVPGLVFRLERAPVTGQIDFAYISEGSETLVGYSPAVLAHRDKGLRSLVHPDDKASYHQTQDQALDTDSDWSWQGRILTRQGQQRWAEIKAITRRLDDGAFVWDGIVWDISESKRIELELASSREQLRELSAHLESVREEEKARIAREVHDELGQMLTVLKLETSMCELAYAQLDPGLHERLNSMKRLIAQLFQLVRDVATALRPPILDAGIASAIEWQARRFEARTQIPCLVQVPDNLPRLSDAKAVGLFRILQEALTNVMRHAQAHTVELTLTLEAHELCMSISDDGLGFDTASARPTSFGLVGMRERVLIMGGSLSLHSERGEGTTLSVRVPLDQEQ; encoded by the coding sequence ATGATGCGTTTTCGCTGCCTTCTGCTTATCGGCTGTCTGTGCCTTCCCTTGATAGGCCATGCGGCCCCGGCGCCCCAGGTGCCGACTGCGCCCTTGAGCCTGGAACAGCGCCAGTGGCTGGCGCAGCACCCCGAGTTGCGGGTGGGGCTGGTGTTGCAGGCGCCGTTCGCCCAGTACGACCGGCGCCTGCAGCGGCTGTCCGGGGCCAATGTCGAGTTGATGCAAGCCCTGGCCAAGGCGCTGAACATCGAGCTCAGCTGGCGCAACTTCCCTGACCAGGCACAGCTGGAGCGGGCCCTGCGCGACGGCGAGGTGGACATGGCCCCGGGCCTGACCCAGACCCCGGCCGGTCTGCGCCTGTGGTTGTTCAGCGACCCCTATATGCGCGTGCCGCAGCTGGTGGTCGGGGAGCGCAAGGGCGCAGGTGCGGTGGAGCTGGAAAAACTCGACAGCCAGGCCCGGGTCGCCGTGCGCATGCCCAGTGCGGTGGCCGATTACCTGCGCCTGACTTACCCCAACCTCAACCTGCAAGGGGTGCCGCTGGAGCGCCAGGCCCTGCAGTTGCTGCTGAGCCAGCAGGCCCGCTACGCGGTGGTGGACGAGGCTCAGCTCAGTCGCCTTTCGGGGGAGGCGGAGTTCGCCGGGCTGGCCGTGGTGGGGGATATCGGCTTGCCGCAATTGCTGCGGGTAGCCACTCGCCGCGATTGGCCGGAACTGGCGAGCATTGTCGAAGCGGCCTTGCATGCGATCCCGGCCAAGGAGCTGGAGCAGCTCCATGGCCGCTGGCTCCAGCCCAAGTACCCGCGGCTTGGCGAGTCCCCCGGGGTCTGGCAGAACCTCAGCCTGCTGTTGGTGATCCTGCTGCTGGCGAGTCTGGCGATCGTCTTCTGGCAGCGCCGCCAGCAGCGCAGCCTGGAGCAGCGCCTGCTGGCGGCGCGGGAGGACATCGCCTTGCGTGCCGCCAGCGAGGAAGCCCTGCGCCTGACCCAGTTCTCCATCGATCAGAGCACCGTGGGCATTCTCTGGGTCAATTGGGACAGCCATGTGCGCTACGCCAACCGGGCAGCCGAAGAGATGCTCGGTTACCCGGCGGGCGGGGTGATCGACCGGCCGCTGATCGATTTCGAGCCCAACCTGCATATGGATCGCTGGCTCAACCTGTGGAAGCGGGCCCGGGGCAGCGAGGAGGGCGTGCAAAGTTTCGAGACCCAGTGTGTGCGTGCCGATGGCAGCATCCTGCCGGCGGACGTGTCCCTGAGCTTCCTGCGCTTTCGCGACAGCGAATACCTGGTGGTCTATCTCAATGACGTGACCGAGCGCCGTCGCGCGCTGGCGGCCCTGCGCGAAAGCGAGGCGCGTCTGCAGGGGATTGCAGCCAACGTGCCGGGCCTGGTGTTCCGCCTGGAGCGGGCGCCGGTCACCGGGCAGATCGACTTCGCCTATATCAGCGAAGGCAGCGAGACCCTGGTGGGCTACTCGCCAGCAGTGCTGGCCCACCGGGACAAGGGCCTGCGCAGCCTGGTGCACCCGGACGACAAGGCCAGCTATCACCAGACCCAGGACCAGGCCCTGGACACCGACAGCGACTGGTCCTGGCAGGGCCGCATCCTCACTCGCCAGGGCCAGCAGCGCTGGGCCGAGATCAAGGCCATCACCCGGCGCCTGGATGACGGCGCGTTTGTCTGGGACGGCATTGTCTGGGACATCAGCGAAAGCAAGCGCATCGAGCTGGAACTGGCCAGCTCCCGTGAACAGTTGCGGGAGCTGTCGGCGCACCTGGAAAGCGTGCGCGAAGAGGAAAAGGCCCGCATTGCCCGGGAAGTCCATGACGAACTGGGGCAGATGCTGACTGTGCTCAAGCTGGAAACGTCCATGTGTGAGCTGGCCTATGCCCAGCTCGACCCGGGCCTGCATGAACGCCTCAACAGCATGAAGCGCCTGATCGCCCAGCTGTTCCAGCTGGTGCGGGATGTGGCTACCGCACTGCGGCCGCCAATCCTCGATGCGGGCATCGCCTCGGCCATCGAATGGCAGGCCCGCCGGTTCGAGGCCCGCACCCAGATCCCCTGCCTGGTGCAGGTGCCGGACAACCTGCCGCGCTTGAGCGACGCCAAGGCCGTCGGCCTGTTCCGTATCCTCCAGGAGGCCCTGACCAATGTCATGCGCCATGCCCAGGCGCATACTGTGGAACTCACCCTGACCCTGGAAGCACACGAGCTGTGCATGAGCATCAGCGATGACGGCCTGGGCTTCGACACCGCTTCTGCACGTCCGACGTCCTTTGGCCTGGTGGGCATGCGCGAGCGGGTGCTGATCATGGGCGGGAGCCTGTCGCTGCACAGTGAGCGGGGCGAAGGCACCACCCTGAGTGTCCGGGTGCCCCTGGACCAAGAACAATAA
- the surA gene encoding peptidylprolyl isomerase SurA: protein MKTKLSDCLRPLMLGALFLSTAASAAVQSIDKVVAIVDNDVVMQSQLDQRVHEVQQTIAKRGGGVPPTSVLEQQVLERLIVENLQLQIGERSGIRITDEELNQAIGTIAQRNSMSIEQFRAALAHDGLSYEDARDQVRREMIISRVRQRRVAERIQVSEQEVKNFLASDLGKMQLSEELHLANILIPTPESANSEAIQSAARQAMEVYQQLKQGADFAQLAIARSGSDNALEGGDMGWRKAAQLPPPFDRELSAMAVGDITQPARTPGGFIILKLLDKRGGGNQVRDEVHVRHILIKPSEIRSEEETKRLAQKLYDRIEAGEDFAELAKSYSEDPGSALNGGDLNWIDPNALVPEFREVMAKTPQGQLSKPFKSPYGWHVLEVLGRRATDSTSQAREQQAMTVLRNRKYDEELQTWLRQIRDEAYVEIKLPGAEQAAQ from the coding sequence GTGAAGACCAAGCTTTCTGATTGTCTGCGCCCGCTGATGCTGGGCGCGCTGTTCCTGAGTACTGCGGCCAGCGCCGCAGTACAGTCCATCGACAAGGTCGTGGCCATCGTCGACAACGACGTGGTCATGCAGAGCCAGTTGGACCAACGGGTTCACGAAGTCCAGCAAACCATCGCCAAGCGTGGCGGTGGAGTACCGCCTACCAGCGTCCTGGAGCAACAGGTTCTGGAACGCCTGATCGTTGAAAACCTGCAACTGCAGATTGGCGAACGCTCCGGCATCCGCATCACCGATGAAGAACTGAACCAGGCGATCGGCACCATTGCCCAGCGCAACAGCATGAGCATCGAGCAATTCCGTGCCGCCCTGGCCCACGATGGTCTCTCTTATGAGGACGCCCGTGACCAGGTTCGCCGCGAGATGATCATCAGCCGCGTGCGCCAGCGCCGTGTGGCCGAACGCATTCAGGTATCGGAACAGGAAGTGAAGAACTTCCTGGCCTCGGACCTGGGCAAGATGCAGCTCTCCGAAGAGCTGCACCTGGCCAACATCCTGATCCCGACCCCGGAAAGCGCCAACTCCGAAGCCATTCAGAGCGCTGCCCGCCAGGCCATGGAGGTGTACCAGCAACTCAAGCAGGGTGCAGACTTCGCCCAGCTGGCAATCGCCCGCTCCGGCAGCGACAACGCTCTGGAAGGCGGCGACATGGGCTGGCGCAAAGCGGCTCAACTGCCCCCTCCATTCGATCGCGAACTGAGCGCCATGGCCGTGGGCGACATTACCCAACCGGCCCGTACCCCTGGCGGCTTCATCATCCTCAAGCTGCTGGACAAGCGTGGCGGTGGCAATCAGGTGCGTGACGAAGTGCACGTGCGTCACATCCTGATCAAGCCAAGCGAAATTCGCAGCGAAGAAGAGACCAAGCGCCTGGCGCAGAAACTCTACGATCGCATCGAGGCCGGCGAAGACTTCGCCGAACTGGCGAAAAGCTACTCGGAAGACCCAGGCTCCGCCCTCAACGGCGGCGACCTCAACTGGATCGACCCGAACGCCCTGGTGCCGGAATTCCGCGAAGTGATGGCCAAGACCCCACAAGGTCAACTGTCCAAGCCCTTCAAGAGCCCTTACGGCTGGCACGTACTGGAAGTCCTTGGCCGTCGCGCCACCGACAGCACCAGCCAGGCCCGCGAACAGCAAGCCATGACCGTCCTGCGTAACCGCAAGTACGACGAAGAGCTGCAGACCTGGTTGCGGCAGATCCGTGACGAGGCCTACGTCGAAATCAAGCTGCCCGGCGCTGAACAGGCCGCACAGTGA
- the murU gene encoding N-acetylmuramate alpha-1-phosphate uridylyltransferase MurU has product MKAMILAAGKGERMRPLTLTTPKPLLPVAGMPLIEYHLRALAAAGFRDIVINHAWLGQQIEDALGDGQRWGLNIQYSAEGQPLETGGGIFQALPLLGDAPFLVVNGDIWTDYDFAALRRPLAGLAHLVMVDNPPHHPSGGDFCLVNGQLHDRQPGVAALTFSGISVLHPRLFQGCVAGPFKLAPLLREAMAQGQVSGEHMQGHWVDVGTVERLAQVEHLLQASR; this is encoded by the coding sequence ATGAAGGCGATGATCCTGGCAGCCGGCAAGGGCGAGCGCATGCGCCCCCTGACCCTGACCACTCCCAAACCCTTGCTGCCTGTAGCGGGCATGCCGCTGATCGAGTACCACCTGCGGGCCCTGGCGGCGGCAGGTTTTCGCGACATCGTCATCAACCATGCCTGGCTCGGCCAGCAGATCGAGGATGCCCTCGGCGATGGCCAGCGCTGGGGCCTGAACATTCAGTATTCGGCCGAAGGCCAGCCGCTGGAAACCGGCGGCGGGATTTTCCAGGCATTGCCCTTGTTGGGGGACGCGCCGTTCCTGGTGGTCAATGGCGATATCTGGACCGACTACGATTTTGCCGCCCTGCGCCGGCCCCTGGCCGGGCTGGCTCATCTGGTGATGGTGGACAACCCGCCGCACCACCCCAGTGGTGGCGACTTCTGCCTGGTAAACGGCCAGTTGCACGACCGCCAGCCAGGCGTAGCGGCGCTCACGTTCAGCGGCATATCGGTGCTGCATCCGCGGTTATTCCAGGGTTGTGTTGCCGGTCCGTTCAAGCTGGCGCCGCTATTGCGCGAAGCCATGGCCCAAGGCCAGGTCAGTGGCGAACATATGCAGGGGCACTGGGTCGATGTCGGCACCGTCGAGCGTCTGGCCCAGGTTGAACACTTGCTGCAAGCGAGTCGCTGA
- a CDS encoding TerB family tellurite resistance protein: MWWPGTLIGAGAGFAIASIPGAMLGALLGQALDRRLQLHSWAQVRERLGGRPALRNDELLFVLLGRLAKSDGRVMDGHIQQARQEMRSLEMNDAAQRRAIAAFNRGKSGNDRLRGYLRRLAAQPHAAEGVLRACWRMVWADGRVGPAERELIQLWGKWLGWTREQVQALAQDYGPARKSLAEGALTYQEALRLLGVAATSEPAQIKRAYRRLLSRHHPDKIAGNGASEAQVREATEKTRELHSAYALIRQRREFR; the protein is encoded by the coding sequence ATGTGGTGGCCAGGGACTCTGATCGGAGCCGGAGCTGGATTTGCAATCGCCAGTATTCCGGGGGCCATGCTCGGTGCGTTGCTGGGGCAGGCGCTGGACCGGCGCCTGCAACTGCACAGCTGGGCGCAGGTGCGTGAACGCCTGGGCGGTCGCCCGGCGTTGCGCAATGATGAATTGCTGTTCGTGCTGCTGGGGCGGCTGGCCAAGAGTGATGGCCGGGTGATGGACGGGCATATCCAGCAGGCGCGCCAGGAAATGCGCTCGCTGGAGATGAACGATGCGGCCCAGCGCCGGGCGATTGCCGCATTCAACCGCGGCAAGTCGGGCAATGACCGTCTGCGCGGCTATCTGCGTCGCCTCGCGGCTCAGCCCCATGCCGCCGAAGGCGTGCTGCGGGCCTGTTGGCGCATGGTCTGGGCCGACGGCCGGGTCGGGCCGGCGGAGCGCGAACTGATCCAGCTCTGGGGCAAATGGCTGGGCTGGACCCGTGAGCAGGTGCAGGCGTTGGCGCAGGACTACGGTCCGGCGAGGAAGTCACTGGCCGAAGGCGCCCTGACTTATCAAGAGGCGCTGCGCCTGTTGGGGGTTGCAGCTACCAGCGAGCCGGCGCAGATCAAGCGGGCCTATCGGCGCCTGCTCAGCCGCCATCACCCGGACAAGATCGCCGGCAACGGCGCCAGCGAGGCACAGGTGCGTGAGGCTACGGAAAAGACCCGGGAGCTGCACAGCGCCTATGCCCTGATACGCCAGCGCCGGGAATTCCGCTGA